In Streptomyces sp. 71268, the DNA window ACCGGTCGCTGTTGGCCCGCAACTGCTCCTGACCCAACCGGCGTTCCTCGTCCGTGATGCGCAGGGCCGTCTCGGACGCGGCCGAGCCCATCACGTGGTTGTAGAGCGCCCAGGTCGCCGCCGACAGGCCCTTCTCTGTGAAGCCCGCGCGCACCAGGGTGGCCTGGAGCATCTCCATCCAGGCCAGGAAGTGCGGGCCGATGGTCGGCCGACGGCGGGCGGGGACCGCGGCGGCCCACGGGTGGCGTAGCAGCGCGGCGCGCCACGCGGTCAGTACGGCGGTCACGTCGGCCCGCCAGTCCCCGGTCCGGTCCGCGGCCAGGGGCGCCTCGCCGAAGATCGCGTCCACCGCGAGGTCGATGACGTCGTCCTTCGTGTCGACGTGCCAGTACAGCGACGGGGCCATGACGGCGAGGCGCTCCGCGAGCCGCCGCATGGTGAGCCGGTCGATGCCCTCCTCGTCGAGCAGGGCGACGGCGGCCTCGACAATGCGCGCGCGGGACAGCGGGGGCTCGCCGCGCGAGGTGCGCGGTGGCCGCAACCACACGCTCCGTACGTCCCCGCCGCCGCGTTGGCCGCGCGCCTCACCCACGGTGTCCCACTTTCGTCAGCCGCCCAGTCGCCCGAGCCGTTCCGCTGTCCCACCGGTTCCGCCGCCGCACCGGAGCGCCGGTCGTCTGCGGGTCCGCTGTCCTGCCTGGCCCGCCGCCGCCGTGGTCGGCCGGATGGTTCCGCCCGTGCCCCCGGCCGGGGATGGT includes these proteins:
- a CDS encoding TetR/AcrR family transcriptional regulator C-terminal domain-containing protein, which produces MGEARGQRGGGDVRSVWLRPPRTSRGEPPLSRARIVEAAVALLDEEGIDRLTMRRLAERLAVMAPSLYWHVDTKDDVIDLAVDAIFGEAPLAADRTGDWRADVTAVLTAWRAALLRHPWAAAVPARRRPTIGPHFLAWMEMLQATLVRAGFTEKGLSAATWALYNHVMGSAASETALRITDEERRLGQEQLRANSDRYPTLAERGYLYDDDWDGSFTTGLGYLLDGLEAQLRQAP